One genomic segment of Paenibacillus durus includes these proteins:
- a CDS encoding flagellar protein FlgN produces MALQNLIDSLESLNELGEKLLQLSEHKKQAILSNDFDELTRTTMGESVLLKAINKQEAVRQEMAHAFMREKGIKSHLDLTISEISRLVFEPEEKARLLNAQKMLVSTLRELKRANDLNQNLVSQSLSFIDFSLNLLIGEEESTYTRPDQSQTVRTPKRNGIFDARA; encoded by the coding sequence ATGGCCCTACAGAACTTGATTGACTCTTTGGAATCATTAAATGAGCTCGGTGAGAAGCTTCTTCAGCTTTCCGAGCATAAAAAGCAGGCGATTCTAAGCAACGACTTCGATGAACTGACGCGTACGACTATGGGAGAATCCGTACTTCTTAAAGCGATTAATAAGCAGGAAGCGGTTCGGCAGGAAATGGCACATGCGTTTATGCGGGAGAAAGGGATCAAATCTCACTTAGACCTTACCATATCGGAAATTTCACGGCTTGTATTCGAACCCGAAGAGAAGGCTCGTCTTCTGAACGCGCAGAAGATGCTGGTTAGCACCTTGAGGGAGCTTAAGCGCGCAAATGATTTGAATCAGAATCTGGTTTCCCAGTCCCTATCTTTTATTGACTTCTCCCTCAATCTTCTAATCGGGGAGGAAGAATCAACCTATACCCGGCCGGATCAGTCCCAAACCGTTCGGACTCCTAAACGCAACGGTATCTTTGATGCCAGAGCTTAA
- the fliW gene encoding flagellar assembly protein FliW translates to MRQIQSKAYGVLNLNENQIYEFEAGILGVSDIFHYALFPMEGTPFFILHALEEEVSFVLLPAHEAVLDYSFQISDEITEILALNSPEDVGVMVVVNIQQEELFVNLMAPVLLSPYSLKGCQYIIKDQELPIRYPLKTEGGRLNVGAET, encoded by the coding sequence ATGAGGCAGATTCAGAGTAAGGCTTATGGCGTTCTGAACTTGAATGAGAATCAAATTTATGAATTCGAAGCGGGCATCTTGGGAGTTTCTGATATCTTTCATTATGCGCTATTTCCGATGGAAGGAACCCCTTTCTTCATACTGCATGCCCTCGAAGAGGAAGTTAGCTTTGTATTGCTACCCGCCCATGAGGCGGTCCTGGATTACAGCTTTCAAATTTCTGATGAGATAACAGAAATATTGGCCTTGAATTCTCCTGAAGATGTCGGAGTCATGGTTGTGGTCAATATTCAACAAGAAGAGCTGTTCGTTAACTTGATGGCTCCCGTGCTGTTGTCTCCGTATTCTCTTAAAGGATGCCAGTACATTATCAAAGATCAGGAACTTCCGATCCGTTACCCTTTAAAGACGGAAGGAGGACGACTTAATGTTGGTGCTGAGACGTAA
- a CDS encoding flagellar protein FlaG — MNINRVDSTQPSKVNGIGTVHRVQPIPSVTDYQSEEIQKRSDFYNEQTKEEQAKFEEQIKKLNESIASSGKELHFKYNDEARQLYVEVLDSQTKEVLTSLPPEFLIDLSMKMKELVGVFFDKKI; from the coding sequence ATGAATATTAATCGGGTGGATTCGACTCAGCCAAGTAAAGTCAATGGAATTGGAACTGTGCATCGTGTGCAGCCTATTCCTTCGGTGACCGACTACCAATCGGAAGAGATTCAAAAGAGATCTGATTTTTATAATGAGCAGACCAAAGAGGAACAAGCAAAGTTTGAGGAGCAGATCAAGAAATTAAATGAATCTATTGCCAGCTCTGGCAAAGAGCTTCATTTCAAATATAATGATGAAGCCAGGCAGCTCTACGTAGAGGTTCTTGATTCACAAACGAAAGAAGTCTTAACCAGTCTCCCTCCGGAATTTCTGATTGACTTGTCGATGAAAATGAAAGAACTCGTGGGCGTGTTTTTTGATAAGAAAATTTAA
- a CDS encoding flagellar biosynthesis anti-sigma factor FlgM, whose amino-acid sequence MKINDTGRINGINSYQKAVESGTIDNVRKARKKDEVSISTEALEMLRAQQTSNAERAQKIEDLKNRVSSGTYHVEARDLAEKLLPYFKKSSQD is encoded by the coding sequence ATGAAAATCAACGATACCGGCAGAATTAACGGGATAAATTCTTATCAGAAAGCTGTAGAGTCGGGCACGATTGATAACGTAAGGAAAGCACGGAAGAAAGATGAAGTCTCCATATCCACAGAAGCTCTTGAGATGCTGCGCGCTCAGCAGACGAGCAATGCGGAACGGGCGCAGAAGATTGAGGACCTGAAGAACCGCGTATCTTCCGGCACTTATCATGTAGAGGCCCGGGATCTTGCCGAGAAATTGCTTCCATATTTCAAGAAGTCTTCACAAGACTAG
- the csrA gene encoding carbon storage regulator CsrA gives MLVLRRKIGESVMIGSNIQVQILGIEGDQIKLGFLAPKEVQVLRQELYQEIVAENMAAKEQTAHLQQEQILNLLRNYKG, from the coding sequence ATGTTGGTGCTGAGACGTAAAATCGGTGAATCCGTGATGATTGGCAGCAATATTCAGGTTCAAATTCTGGGAATTGAAGGGGACCAGATCAAGCTGGGTTTTCTGGCACCGAAAGAAGTCCAAGTCTTACGGCAGGAATTGTATCAGGAAATTGTTGCCGAGAATATGGCGGCTAAGGAACAGACGGCACATTTACAGCAAGAGCAAATCCTTAACCTTCTGAGAAATTATAAAGGCTAA
- the flgK gene encoding flagellar hook-associated protein FlgK has protein sequence MTSTFHGLETSKRALLVNTASMQTMGHNISNANTEGYTRQRVNISASRPIWQMGMTKSQAPGQLGTGVQYDSITRVRDSYLDLQYRRENQTLGSYDVMNTAMTAIQNIVNEPSDTGLSSVMDDFWNSWETLNRDPSLLSARVAVVGTAQNFTDTLKHISESLTNVTTDTDANIDKKIIEANDLINNIAQLNTIIRDNESFGDHANDYRDQRDLLIDKLSSIVDVQVVEDTEGMVSITSAGVNVVNGADTTALTAANAQTATAGQLNGYVRSLQEADTIRNQLNGMIQTLVTGQVQVTLDNGYVTPADMTALNDVTLEGGATILAGTTIPAGSRITSPMTVEVDGFNGLHELGYTLSDPATAGIPFFVSPGGGPFTIDNIAVNPEIANNTDKIAASSKYETVGGVNKTIRGNSDVAIALVGLRDAVFQFPANLTSLSQGTTDDFFRALTADLGLRAQNIERNFENETSLTTALQMQRQSVSGVSMDEELSDMIRFQQAYNASARVMTSVDEMLDKVINSMGIVGR, from the coding sequence ATGACATCTACATTCCATGGTCTGGAGACCAGTAAAAGAGCACTGCTAGTTAACACAGCAAGCATGCAGACGATGGGTCATAATATCTCAAATGCCAATACGGAAGGGTACACCCGCCAAAGAGTTAATATCTCGGCTTCGAGACCCATTTGGCAGATGGGTATGACGAAGAGCCAGGCCCCTGGACAATTGGGGACGGGCGTCCAGTATGACAGCATCACAAGGGTAAGAGACAGCTATCTGGATCTTCAATATCGAAGGGAGAATCAGACACTCGGTTCTTACGACGTAATGAATACGGCCATGACCGCTATCCAGAATATCGTTAATGAGCCCTCGGACACCGGCCTTAGCAGTGTCATGGACGACTTCTGGAACTCTTGGGAAACACTCAACCGTGACCCTTCTCTCCTGAGCGCCCGCGTTGCAGTAGTCGGAACGGCGCAGAATTTCACCGACACCCTTAAGCATATCAGCGAATCCCTTACAAACGTGACTACAGATACGGACGCCAATATTGATAAGAAGATCATAGAGGCGAACGATTTGATCAACAATATTGCCCAGCTGAACACGATTATACGGGACAACGAAAGCTTTGGCGACCATGCTAACGATTACCGTGACCAGCGGGATTTGTTAATCGACAAATTGTCAAGTATTGTTGATGTTCAAGTAGTGGAGGATACCGAAGGGATGGTTAGTATTACGTCTGCCGGCGTTAATGTCGTGAACGGCGCCGATACAACCGCTCTGACTGCCGCCAATGCCCAGACCGCTACGGCAGGGCAACTGAATGGATATGTCAGATCGCTTCAGGAAGCAGATACAATCCGCAACCAATTAAACGGAATGATTCAGACGCTCGTTACCGGACAGGTCCAAGTCACACTTGACAACGGGTATGTCACGCCGGCTGATATGACTGCGCTTAATGACGTAACCCTGGAAGGTGGAGCGACAATTCTTGCAGGAACTACAATTCCGGCAGGCTCCAGGATCACTTCGCCGATGACCGTTGAGGTAGACGGGTTTAACGGATTGCATGAACTGGGTTATACTCTGTCCGATCCAGCTACAGCCGGAATCCCCTTCTTCGTATCCCCAGGCGGCGGACCTTTCACGATCGACAACATTGCGGTGAATCCTGAGATTGCCAATAATACGGACAAAATCGCAGCGTCCTCCAAGTATGAAACGGTTGGCGGCGTCAACAAGACGATCCGGGGAAACAGTGATGTCGCAATCGCACTTGTCGGTCTTCGGGATGCTGTCTTCCAATTCCCGGCCAACCTCACTTCATTGTCTCAGGGGACGACGGATGATTTCTTTCGGGCCCTCACAGCGGATCTCGGACTTCGCGCACAGAACATTGAACGGAATTTCGAGAATGAAACGAGTTTGACAACCGCCCTGCAGATGCAGCGCCAGTCTGTAAGCGGCGTATCAATGGATGAAGAATTATCGGATATGATTCGGTTTCAGCAAGCTTACAACGCCTCCGCGCGTGTTATGACGTCGGTGGACGAAATGCTCGACAAGGTCATTAATAGTATGGGGATCGTAGGACGCTAG
- the flgL gene encoding flagellar hook-associated protein FlgL, with protein MRVTGSMQNMQLLRNLRNINESMTQGQNQLATGQRITRPSDDPIGVGYQMRYDTDLDRSDEFLNNAQTGTEILKTMDSLLQQASDVMKRARTLTLQAANGTYDTEQRKVISLEIKQLKEQLVTIGNSTYNGRFLFNGQKTDQAPYTIANAAAEPTDSGLFYLYVSPSVKVPVSITGEEIFGQAGTDNAFKVLDDLSAALDANNSAGISASLDKIDDSADRFSLGWAEIGARMNRFELMENRITSEQANLKEMRANVADVDVPTAITDLKMKEVVLQSALSTGARIMQTSLLDFLR; from the coding sequence ATGCGCGTAACAGGGTCCATGCAAAATATGCAGCTTTTGCGTAATTTGCGGAACATTAACGAGAGTATGACTCAGGGCCAGAACCAATTGGCAACGGGACAGAGGATCACGAGGCCCAGCGACGATCCGATTGGAGTCGGTTACCAAATGCGGTACGACACCGACCTTGACCGGAGTGACGAGTTTTTGAACAACGCCCAGACCGGAACGGAAATCCTGAAAACAATGGACTCTCTTCTGCAGCAGGCTTCCGACGTTATGAAGCGCGCCCGTACGCTTACGCTTCAGGCAGCGAACGGAACTTATGATACTGAGCAGCGAAAGGTCATATCTTTGGAGATTAAGCAGCTTAAAGAACAGCTTGTGACTATCGGGAACAGCACGTACAATGGACGATTTCTGTTTAACGGCCAGAAAACGGATCAGGCTCCTTATACGATAGCTAATGCAGCAGCAGAACCAACCGACTCCGGCTTGTTCTATCTGTATGTCAGCCCCTCGGTCAAAGTACCGGTAAGCATTACGGGAGAAGAAATATTTGGTCAAGCGGGGACGGATAACGCGTTTAAAGTACTGGATGATTTGTCTGCGGCGCTGGACGCTAACAATTCAGCCGGTATTAGCGCCAGTTTGGATAAGATCGACGATAGCGCCGACCGCTTCTCACTTGGTTGGGCGGAAATCGGGGCGCGCATGAACCGCTTCGAATTGATGGAGAATCGGATTACGAGTGAGCAGGCGAATTTGAAAGAAATGCGGGCGAATGTGGCTGATGTCGATGTGCCGACGGCTATTACCGACTTGAAGATGAAAGAAGTCGTTCTCCAGTCGGCGCTATCAACCGGTGCGAGAATTATGCAGACGTCTTTGCTTGATTTTTTAAGATAA
- a CDS encoding DUF6470 family protein, producing the protein MRPTGIDSSTWGKYIPAKLTVRLRPAELFTDWTSVFNDLELKRPQSLMRDLEQEARSQGLENIAIKAQEGDRMANLAAGEKNVFGAIAHTRYMRNGQKEITVEALPHQGVYIDFRIYPPEIHVDPRGALPR; encoded by the coding sequence ATGAGGCCAACCGGAATCGATTCAAGTACTTGGGGGAAATACATTCCGGCCAAGCTCACCGTCCGTCTTCGTCCGGCCGAGCTCTTTACCGATTGGACCAGCGTATTCAACGATCTTGAGCTTAAACGCCCCCAGTCGCTGATGAGAGATCTGGAGCAGGAAGCCCGAAGTCAAGGCTTGGAGAACATAGCCATTAAAGCTCAGGAAGGAGACCGTATGGCGAACTTGGCTGCCGGCGAGAAGAATGTGTTCGGCGCTATTGCTCACACTCGGTATATGCGGAACGGACAGAAAGAGATTACGGTTGAAGCCTTGCCGCATCAAGGCGTATATATCGACTTCCGCATCTATCCGCCGGAAATTCACGTTGATCCGAGAGGAGCCCTTCCCCGATGA
- the fliD gene encoding flagellar filament capping protein FliD produces MGVSISGLASGFDSAAYIKAVMNQEKVPITKLETKKENVTAYQGLFNTLKTKVSALKDAAFSLSDISAFTVNNATSSDTTKLTVTAGDSALAGDYSLNVTSLAKASVYQSKASTAMSGLAGEKIQLKISSTEVKEITLTGATVDEILTNLAKDINRESGAGLSASIVQSGPDEKRLVLTSKETGTENAISFMDPLATEADGSLTAASVTALESTDSHPVIAMSSALKAALGYDQPDAEAQTAVDAAMTINGVDVTSSSNKVENAIPGVTLQLTATGSSAVKVSQDADKITDKVDAFVKGYNEIVTIIRNNTKKSEQNSDGSLSLTLMGDPMLRDLQSQLNDWMNTLVGSSDGFKLLSDAGLEVDKGVTSAALMTGTITFDKDQFKEKLTANSDKLSKMFTGSIAKGDANDGLGTLFANNLKVWTDSVNGLITSKIKGYDSEISFLSDQITSMNDRLAMKEQQLQRQYANLEVVMSQLNSQKTWMTSQFQALTKSSS; encoded by the coding sequence ATGGGAGTTAGCATTTCAGGATTAGCTTCGGGCTTTGATTCTGCCGCTTATATTAAGGCCGTCATGAATCAGGAGAAAGTACCAATTACTAAACTGGAAACGAAAAAAGAAAATGTAACAGCGTATCAAGGGTTGTTTAATACACTCAAAACGAAGGTGAGCGCCTTAAAAGATGCGGCATTTTCTTTGTCTGACATCAGCGCTTTTACTGTTAATAATGCCACTAGCTCCGATACGACCAAGTTAACCGTAACTGCAGGGGATTCTGCTTTGGCAGGCGATTACTCGCTAAATGTTACAAGTCTGGCAAAAGCCAGCGTTTATCAAAGTAAGGCTTCAACGGCTATGAGCGGTTTGGCCGGAGAGAAGATTCAACTTAAAATTTCAAGCACTGAAGTTAAAGAGATTACATTGACCGGAGCCACTGTCGATGAAATTCTGACCAACCTTGCCAAAGACATCAATCGGGAGTCTGGAGCAGGTTTGTCGGCCTCCATCGTTCAGTCCGGTCCTGATGAGAAGAGATTGGTTCTTACTTCCAAAGAGACGGGAACCGAGAATGCAATCTCCTTTATGGATCCATTAGCGACCGAAGCAGACGGCTCTCTCACAGCAGCGAGTGTTACAGCTTTAGAAAGCACAGATTCTCATCCGGTTATCGCTATGAGTTCTGCACTAAAGGCTGCTCTAGGCTACGACCAACCAGATGCAGAAGCACAGACAGCCGTCGATGCTGCAATGACCATTAATGGAGTCGATGTTACAAGCTCTTCGAATAAAGTCGAAAATGCGATTCCCGGTGTTACATTGCAGCTCACCGCCACGGGCTCTTCTGCCGTAAAAGTCAGTCAGGATGCCGATAAAATCACCGATAAGGTAGATGCATTCGTCAAGGGATACAATGAGATTGTAACTATAATTCGCAATAATACCAAGAAATCCGAACAAAATAGTGACGGTTCCTTGTCTCTTACTTTAATGGGCGACCCAATGCTCCGTGACTTGCAATCCCAATTGAATGATTGGATGAATACTCTTGTTGGCAGCAGCGATGGATTCAAGCTGCTGTCTGACGCGGGGTTGGAAGTGGATAAAGGCGTAACAAGCGCAGCTCTGATGACGGGTACCATCACATTTGATAAGGATCAGTTCAAGGAAAAACTGACGGCAAACTCGGACAAGCTAAGCAAAATGTTTACGGGAAGCATAGCTAAAGGCGACGCCAATGACGGATTAGGGACTTTATTTGCGAACAACCTGAAGGTATGGACGGACAGCGTAAATGGACTTATAACATCCAAAATCAAAGGCTATGATTCCGAAATATCCTTTCTCAGCGATCAAATTACTAGCATGAATGACCGTTTGGCGATGAAAGAGCAACAGCTTCAGCGGCAGTATGCTAACCTTGAGGTCGTGATGTCTCAATTGAACAGCCAGAAGACCTGGATGACCAGTCAATTCCAGGCTTTGACCAAGTCTTCTTCATAA